Within Vespula vulgaris chromosome 23, iyVesVulg1.1, whole genome shotgun sequence, the genomic segment TTGATatggtaattatttataatttttaatttctatgttTAGATATGTTTGGTCATAAACAAAATGGTACTATAGATGTAGTAGAATTTCAAGAtgtgtttaaatatataaattcttggaTTGACTTTTTACGTAGTATCGATCTTGACAATTCTGGAAGTATACaggaaaatgaattaaatgaagtattaataaaaatgggTTATAAAGTTAGTCCTAAATTTGTACAATTTCTTATGCAAAAATGTGATCCTGGTAATTGTCAAAGTATGAGTGTCGAtcaatttattgttttttgtaTTCAATTAGACAAATTTACaggtaaaaaaatttatatatcacctattgataaaaatatagatttatattttatttttaaatttatatatttttttaatttttctattatattattaaattaaaatttatattaattattattttagttatAAAATCATTGTTTTATCATTAAGTTATCATTATCTTACAGGTGCATTCAAAGCTAGAGATacagatagaaaaggaagtaTTTCTATTGAATTTGAAGATTTCTTGACAATAGCGCTTGATTGTAGCTTttactaaatatattattaattataattaacacaAATTGTTAACTGGctattatatgcaaaaagtaATGCTTTATATTGACTGTgtctataattaaattaaaattgttattaaaatatcaaaaatttagaaaaatatcacaattaaaaaaatactatctatatagtaaaaaatattataataacgatttagacaattttatattttaataattacataagcTATATCCATGTGCAAACACGAATATACTTATCGGTCAACAATGtgttaaattaattctaaGCGTAATtgtaaacataatttttttttaataatttatgttacTTACTCTATATTAAGgtctatattatttaaattcatgTTTTCTCtatgaaaaaatgtaataaaaaatatctataatattaattttaaattcatattCTACGATCAGCATCTAGATTCATATTGTTTTCTAACAGTGCCatctataaaagatatttttaaatttatattttattttaagatgTACCGTCTTAAGTGCTTTACATTTTGACCAAATTTTTAAGAAGATTTTTACAAGTACATAGTATTAGTAATTTAGTTTGTAATAAGTGtgtaatatcaatattttatttaaaatttgattaaatgtGGTGTCGAAATGATCCCTGATCGTGCGTCAAATtacgattttatcgatattttaagcAATGGAATCTTCacacgaaataatttttatacataaatcattgtttaatttatgcatattatatataataactgaAACATGTACCTTTctgaattaattttcaaaatagtaCCTCAAAtgacaatataaaattttatatataaaatagaaatattcatttGCATAAAATGGAGATTGATATCACATGacaatttaatcatttatatatgataaatttatgtaattaagctttaatattatattcagtAAATAAGTGTAATATAAGATTCTTTGTTTAGGTATTCTGAAGATCCAATTAAATATGAATCAGATCCACAAAATCATGTATCCATGTCAATATGGACAAAACAAGCTCGAAAAAGAATACAGGAATATGCTAGACTCTGGAGGGCTAGACATATCTT encodes:
- the LOC127071755 gene encoding peflin; the encoded protein is MYEYNSESQIRPEVQQWFALVDKDGSGRITATELQAALANGKGGTFSESACKLMINMFGHKQNGTIDVVEFQDVFKYINSWIDFLRSIDLDNSGSIQENELNEVLIKMGYKVSPKFVQFLMQKCDPGNCQSMSVDQFIVFCIQLDKFTGAFKARDTDRKGSISIEFEDFLTIALDCSFY